From Impatiens glandulifera chromosome 7, dImpGla2.1, whole genome shotgun sequence:
aaatataaataattaaatttataaaaataataatttaaaatatatatcaaaaatataaataatttaatttataaaaatgataatttaaatatatcaaatttattaaaatactaatttaaatgtatatatatatatatattaaatttaaatataataaataaataaatttaaaaaaaaaattaagtttatgtaATAAACTAagttagtttgaaaataaatgaacaaaatagGTTAGTTTAGTTTGAAAAATTGAACGTCAAACTAAACTAGTTTAGGAAATGGTTCATGCGTCTAACCAATCGATTGATTGGTCAATTctttaatcttaaaaaaaacataacaaaacaacaaattaaattaatagatacaattcattattttaactatttaacttgtttaatttatttgtactatttttatttatttaaataagtctaattttaattataaataaagtgtaGAATGtgtgtttatatttatttcaaatatcatAGTTATTCCTCATTTTTACTAATAAGACAGTGTAAAACATCAACCTCTTAATTAATGTTAGTGTGCAAGTTTTAATCACTCTTTCATatcatttgttatatataaaaagggTCGCCCCCGGTAGTCATTTATTACAACACTAAgatatttagttaaaatttattatgtttatagtaTATTATAGGATAACGGTTCAAGATAAaacttagaatttttatttaaatttgggttaaaatcttattaaaataatttttttattaattttttaaattagacctaaaataataaaaaaaatcaaatttttttttctaaccccAAAACTCGGGACTGACTATGTATATAAGTTAATAACATGATAATTGAATTCtctcactttatttatttttaactaaatctatttttttttatctattaaatattaaaattactctttattaactttaaaataataaaaaaaaagggataaagagtatatataaaaaagtattttgatatattaaaacccaataaactgatttttttttttttttgtaattttccATCAATCACGttcataaaactaaaaaaaaaacacttactAAATTATctagttatttattaaaattttaccaaAAACAATGTTTAAGACTTCTTTGATAAATTTGtagtataaatattatataatttatattagcaTTAGTTAATGTTTCAATTTAATGTGTACATAAGTGGAAAAGAATGTAATTAACCTCTTATTAACTCttaatttatatcattatatatactttatacatgtaacatattattaattaataaaatatcaagaaAATGAGTTTGTTCCTAACTTTTCCACCACCGAACCTAAATGTGTTTCATCTAATCTTATCCCTACTTATTCTCTTATTCACGTATTTCTAGTAATGAAATTAATCAAATGGATGTAGAGTCctatcaataataatttatttaattctaaattatatccatttatcatatatattcatatttattttataacttttaaaaataaattttgcaaTATGAGAAAACTAATGTAAAATCAactgaaatcaaataatttggaCTAACTAGTTTTTGTTTGAGGGTGATaggggagggaatttgagagagagaatggtgagggaatgatgtgtcactatatATCACTggttgaaaaatgataaaaggtgaggagagagaagagagaaaaaatttgttattttttcggcCAATCAGAATGCGCCACGTCATTCTCTTTAAAATTCATTCTCCAAATTTCCCTCCTtcaatcatttcttttttttttttaacctcaacccttttcttcttatttttaaatatttatattgcaTATAATTACATGATTATAGTTTTCTtctaaggaaaaaaataatcaatttaacaaatgcaaataatataattttaacatttctAAATCTATCTCAATCAAAATTaggtaaataatttataaaaaaaaaataacatttaaagcactatttaaaattatgtcaAATAAATTAGAGAACATGTCTCCCTTTTATACTTCATAATTATTAACTAAGATTGAAAAGAATTTGAACAATGTCATGCTAAGACTATCGCGAAGTAAAATGTCTGTTACATATTTCGAGTGTCGGAACTATTCCCGTTTTTCAGATTTGAACAATGTCGAAACGTTAATTCTTATATTGagtttcttattaatttttgaaGTGTTAAACCCTAAGGCAGTAGGCACTTAACCAATCTAGTCAAGTTGACTTTCTTATCTTAGTATACTTTAATTACCAATCTGGACTTTATTTAAGAACACagacatcaattttttttcttttcctccTTCAGACTTTAAactaaaaagaaaatcaaattataagTAAAGTTgtctcttcttttattttattttctaaatattgtcaattactttaaaataaaacagtTTTTATgcaatgatttttattaaatttataatatctttttattcaaaatacttTCTTAATATTGATAACagtcttttgtttcattttaaagatgtgatcaaatttatttacataaagATATTAACCCTTTCAATGATCAAATTTTTATcacttatttgtttattttatatataaaaaaaacatacttAATGAAACACtctcattaaaatataaactataatttattggaaagtaacatatttaatttatcattaaatataaaccGCGTcagagataaaaaatatatagagaaaacaatattaaaagaAGCTCTATCACACTTTAATTATACTACATTAGTTgaagtgataaaataaataactttgtAGGTAGGTAGATAGGAAGGTGCTAAGTtcatagaatatatatatatattaagtttcatttaatatataattttttttttttttttttgttatcaaCAAGAAAAATAGTTCAGATTCATTAGGATTTAATcgagaaatttgacgaaatgatccTAAAAATGTCATTAAATGTGTTGGTGACTGACGCATAAATTTAATTGCGCAAATGaccatttcaaaatattttgacgaaATTACTTTGCCGCGTAACGTGGAGGGCAAGATCGTCTCGCGAAAAAAAAAACCTGTGAAAAGTTCAGAATGATCGTGCCCTTCACGTTATGTGTCGAGGTAATTTCATAGGCTTTCTCTTCGTGTGACGATTCTGTGATTTGCGTTACGCGGCTAGAATAATTTATCCGAATATTTTATGCGTTGatcataataaaatttctcatttAACTAGTATTAAGTCTTATCCATCTCTCATCTAACTAGGACATtgacttttctttttctttttctttttctttttctcttttgtctattctttttcattttcttcaagtCTACTACTATATAAACCAGCTTGTAAATCCCAGGAAGACTTTTACAATTCCGCAGTTTCCAAACTCTGTCCGACCTTAATTTCCTCTTTTCAAGATCCCATTTTGCCCCAAGTTTGATATCTTCACTTTCTTTCTCCTAATTTTGATTATCTGTTAAATATTGGCTGGATATGATCTCACCCTCTGATGGGTTTCTTCAACTCAACtgtatgttatatattatatattagttcatCTATTCACTTGTTTGTCCCTCCCATCTCATGTTTTGCGCTTTTGACCCGACGATCTGAGCTTCAACTAAAGGGGACCCAAGTAATATAAAGGGCAGGGGTGGATTTTGTTGTTAACAATGGGAAACAATTGTGTTGGACCAAGCATTTCAAGACAGGGTTTATTCCAATCGGTTTCTGATGCAGTTTGGAGAAGACGGATCTCTGATGGTGGTGTTGCTGCTGCTCCTACCAACACCAATGGAGGAGATAACACGCGGGAAACTTCTAATCCCACTAGAGATATGGAAATGCCCACAGCAGTCCAAAGTAAACCGCCTGAGCAAATGACAATGCCGAAAGAAGAAGAGGAACCTTCGAAACCCGTTAAACCTCCAAAGATAAAGAGGGTTGCTAGTGCAGGCCTTCGAACTGGTTCTGTATTGCAAAAGAAAACCGGGAATCTGAAGGAATTCTACAGAATAGGGAAAAAGCTAGGACAGGGTCAGTTTGGGACAACTTTCCTTTGTGTGGAGAAGGTCAGTGGAAAAGAGTATGCTTGTAAGTCAATTGCCAAGAGGAAATTGTTAACAGATGAGGATGTGGAGGATGTGAGGAGGGAAATTCAGATAATGCACCATTTGGCTGGGAACCCTAATGTGATATCATTCAAAGGAGCGTATGAGGATGCTGTGGCGGTTCATCTTGTTATGGAGATATGTGCTGGAGGTGAGCTTTTCGATAGGATTATAAAACGAGGACATTACACCGAGAGAAAGGCTGCTGAGCTTACTAGAACTATAGTTGGAGTTGTGGAAGCTTGTCATTCTCTTGGGGTTATGCATAGAGATCTTAAACCTGAAAATTTCCTGTTTGTGGATCAGAAGGAGGATTCACTTCTCAAAACAATCGACTTTGGATTGTCCATATTCTTTAAGCCAGGTATATGTTACATGTTGTGTGTGTCTTCTTGAGATTTTGTTCTTTAATTTGATTGAGAAACTGCAGGAGAAAAATTTAGTGATGTTGTGGGAAGTCCTTATTATGTTGCTCCAGAGGTGCTGAGAAAGCGATATGGTTCTGAAGCAGATGTTTGGAGTGCTGGAGTTATAGTTTACATTTTATTAAGTGGAGTGCCTCCTTTCTGGGCTGGTGAGGAATCttgtatgtttattttattcctCAATGAATCAGACATTATGCTTTTAATTGACTTTTAATTTTGTAGAAAAAGAGCAAGGAATATTTGAGCAGGTCTTGAATGGTGATCTTGACTTCTCATCAGATCCTTGGCCAAGTATTtctgaagatgccaaggatttAGTCAAGAAAATGCTTGTTCGAGATCCAAGACGACGTATAACTGCACATGAAGTTTTATGTGAGTTGGTTGGTTGATTTATTATAGTATATACTTTttttggtctgaaatcttgtgtcTGACAGTGGTTTTTGTTCTGCAGGCCACCCATGGGTTCAGGTCGATGGTGTGGCTCCTGACCAGCCTCTTGATTTTGCTGTTTTAAGTCGTTTGAAACAATTTTCCGCATTGAACAAGCTCAAGAAGATAGTTCTTAGAGTAAGTATCTCGAGTTGCccaataaatttgtattattttcagCAAAAAGTATatgatttttcaattttgtttttttttgttcagGTGATTGCAGAGAACCTGTCTGAAGAAGAGATTGCTGGTCTGAAAGAAATGTTCAAAATGATTGATACAGACAACAGTGGGCATATCACCTTTGAAGAACTTAAAGACGGAATGAAAAGAGTTGGTGCCAATCTTAACGAGTCCGAAATTTATGATCTAATGAAAGCTGTAAGTATTATTAGGACTAACTAGTAACTGCAATATTGACAATTTATCTGAAAaagatccaatttttttttatcttaaattgcAGGCCGACATTGATAACAGTGGAACAATTGACTATGGGGAATTCATTGCTGCAATGCTTCACTTGAACAAGATAGAGAGGGAAGATAACTTGTTTGCtgctttcaattattttgacaaGGATGGAAGCGGTTATATCACAGCAGATGAGCTGCAGCAAGCCTGTGAGGAGTTTGGCATAACAGATGTCCGTTTGGAAGAAATGATCCAAGATGTGGACCAGGACAATGTAAGTTTTGAATTGGATCGAGTTTTAATTGCTGTTTGTAGAATAAACTTTTGATTCTGCAAAATGTTATCAGGATGGACGTATAGATTACAATGAGTTTTCAGCCATGATGCAAAAAGGAAATCCAGTTGTAGGAGGAGGTGTGAAGAAGAAAGGACTGGAAAACAGCTTCAGCATTAGGTTCAAAGAAGGATTAAAGCTATAACATTGGTAACAAGAATCTATTTCTTTATGTTTATCTTCATCTCTATCTCCTACAGAGACACATGTATGATTACTGTTTGTTCTTGCCAAAGAGTGTATCTAGCTAGCTAGTTTATGATTTGTATAGCAATTGAGGAGAAATGGTGTTTGGGCAGCCTTGTTCATGAAGTGTGTATTTCAATTGACATATTGGCCTCTGTTTAtgaaatttatcattatttttctctatagctcaaaagttataaaatataaatacattttagtCTAAACTAAAATAGCGATGTATTAACCTAAGTTTGCATTCTGAATCAAAACAAGGGAACGAGTGTCTATGGCGGGGACTGGAGGGTCTTTAACGCCTTGAAGTCACATAAATCGTGAAATTCATAGTTCGACCAAGTAAATTCCAACGAATTAGAACCCCTGAATACATTTTTTCACGCCCCTTGGTTCGCCTGGAAAAAGATAGGAAGAGGGATGTCCAACACGAGGACCAACACCCGAAACGAATCATTCGAGATTGCAATAGTAATTTTGACATCATCATTTGAACTTAAAAGATCACTTCAAGGCATGCAACCAATGGTATTCAACAAATTATAAACATCAATTCATAATCATGCATTCAAATAAATCAAGATATCATAACATCAATCAAGAATGTTAAAAGGATATATCATGTGAAACAATCAACCAATATCAATTTCATTAAGACCTAAATCCAAAACATGATATCATTCcataatatcaatttttttcccAAGATATGACTTCCCCTTgagaacaaaaaagaaaaagggaTATGTAGTGGATATTAATCTTCAAACACAacaattatacatatttttagaatgatattaatttttctaatgagaatatcaattagacaatagttttttgttttgttttgtaaaGATGTTTTTATTACCTCAaggaaaataatataagtttttatatggttgagttttccatttatgattaacccttcatcaaactaGGTTTTATCACCTATTTTTTACAAATcgatattaaatataataaaaattctcTTTACTAGTAGTGCCAAAAACTAAGACCTACACTATCAACTATCAAAAGTAATTTCAGCTGAAAAATTAACGAAGTCTggaagaaaaatacaaaatagaaAATTGAAGATCAGGAGAAAATATAAAGGCAAAACTTATTTAGgaaattttaaaccaaaagttAAGATTCTTAAATTTCATTTGGAATTTAAATTATCTGCTGAAGTGGAAAAAAATGcattaaaaatgagaaaatgtagttgttatGAACTACATAGGTATGAATCATTTTCATTTCTAGTCACTAATGATGTTTTTGCTAAAGCAATGGGAGCATATAGGACTGGAAAATGTATTAGAAAATATTCATGATCTCTATTTCTTGAAATTAAAACAGAGAACAAATCTGGAAAATATTCTAAAGCTGGGACACtcatatgttgggtcaaattgtATGAAGCTGGAAAAATGGTCTAAATGTATGAATCAACTCAACAAACCGAAAGAAACAacccaaatttggttcaaactaatGAACATTCCAGCTCATATGTATAATGCAGAAACACTTAGCCATTTCGCTAATCTTTTGGGAAAATCATTGTATATGAACTcaataatagagaaaaaaagaacACATCACATATACTAGGAtaaacattgaagtgcatcctaaaAACACTTACCAACAAAAATGACAGTAATTGACAGAAGAGGCAAATCCACATAAATGAATATTACGTATAAATAGATGCCAAACAGATGTGCAttctgcaatacttttgaaCATCCCAGTAATAAATATACTAAAACAATTGAAGAACAACATGAAAACTAAAAGTTTAAAAGTAGAATAAAAATGTTGAAATTGAAGAATCAAGAATGAGGAAGCTAAAGATGGAGATACATAGGATGTGAATgatgaaaatcgaagaaaaGGTAAGATGAAGAatcatagaaaaataataagactCATAGgatgaaaaatgaagaagaatcaaagtaaggaaaagagaaagaatcgggaaatgaaagtaaagaaaaatcaaagaaagaaagttataaaaatacAGTGGAGGAAACTGAAgaggaaattttgaaaatagatcgaaaaaattagacaaaaatgaagcaaaaaaatGTGCAAGTAAAAGTGAAATCCTAAAATActgaaacataattttttatttttttaatcaaattagtgTTATTCTCCTCTAAAACGAAACTAATCCAAGGAAAGGAGGTCAATGCTCGCAAATAGTCATTATCAAATGCAACAGTTCAATCACTAATTATAAAGTCTAGAGTCAAACAAGTGATTATGCAAAGTAGGTGGGCTGCGAGAGCAGACGATTGAGATCCGAAAATAGCGAAAATGATATTGGCAAAATTGAACAAGAATGTTTAGTAGTATCGATATATATGCTTTAGTTGTCTTTaatcttttgttttttgttttttttgtttttttctaatcAGATATTctaaagtttgatatttttaatcaaagttATGGTGTGTTTAGTTTTGATAATGGAGCATTTCTCTCACTTTtgggtttttaataaaatgacgttaaattttttcaaagtagaataaaaaaataagtaagacTACAACAATGGATCTatatgttagaattatcctaattaaatcctaatttaatatgtgagaaattaaaatcttgaATGCGGCGGAAACGTACCTTAATTAATCACATGAATAGTGAATCTTCTATTTCCTTAAACTTTGCATGGATTGAATGAttctttccttaaactttccttatatggaatgattcttccatttgatgagtaagtcaatggatttctctctctgttgatgggga
This genomic window contains:
- the LOC124944581 gene encoding calcium-dependent protein kinase 1-like, with product MGNNCVGPSISRQGLFQSVSDAVWRRRISDGGVAAAPTNTNGGDNTRETSNPTRDMEMPTAVQSKPPEQMTMPKEEEEPSKPVKPPKIKRVASAGLRTGSVLQKKTGNLKEFYRIGKKLGQGQFGTTFLCVEKVSGKEYACKSIAKRKLLTDEDVEDVRREIQIMHHLAGNPNVISFKGAYEDAVAVHLVMEICAGGELFDRIIKRGHYTERKAAELTRTIVGVVEACHSLGVMHRDLKPENFLFVDQKEDSLLKTIDFGLSIFFKPGEKFSDVVGSPYYVAPEVLRKRYGSEADVWSAGVIVYILLSGVPPFWAEKEQGIFEQVLNGDLDFSSDPWPSISEDAKDLVKKMLVRDPRRRITAHEVLCHPWVQVDGVAPDQPLDFAVLSRLKQFSALNKLKKIVLRVIAENLSEEEIAGLKEMFKMIDTDNSGHITFEELKDGMKRVGANLNESEIYDLMKAADIDNSGTIDYGEFIAAMLHLNKIEREDNLFAAFNYFDKDGSGYITADELQQACEEFGITDVRLEEMIQDVDQDNDGRIDYNEFSAMMQKGNPVVGGGVKKKGLENSFSIRFKEGLKL